A genomic window from Enoplosus armatus isolate fEnoArm2 chromosome 18, fEnoArm2.hap1, whole genome shotgun sequence includes:
- the notch1a gene encoding neurogenic locus notch homolog protein 1 isoform X1: MYRFFVKLTFLIPAIVISQGLKCSLLTESCLNGGRCEATSNGNGECKCPSDYVGNRCQYPSPCSPSPCRNGGECRAVSHGNTFDFRCVCRLGFTDRLCLTPNNHACMSSPCRNGGTCDLITLTSYRCRCPPGWSGKSCQLANPCASNPCANGGQCSAFDSTYICTCPPAFHGQTCKQDVNECAQTPSLCLNGGVCVNEVGSYNCRCPQEYTGQHCETPYMPCSPSPCLNGGTCVQKGDTIYDCSCLPGFTGQHCEHNIDDCPGHNCQNGGVCVDGVNTYNCQCPPHYTGQYCTENVDECELMPNACQNGGTCHDTHGSYHCVCVNGWTGDDCSENIDDCASAACYHGATCHDRVASFFCECPHGRTGLLCHLDDACISNPCQKGSNCDTNPVNGKAICTCPPGYTGSACNLDIDECSLGANPCEHGGRCLNTKGSFQCKCLQGYEGPRCEMDVNECMSNPCHNDATCLDQIGGFHCICMPGYEGVFCHINTDECASQPCLNNGKCIDKINSFHCECPKGFSGNLCQVDIDECASTPCKNGAKCTDGPNKYTCECAEGYTGQHCETDINECYSDPCHYGTCKDGLASFTCYCRPGYTGRLCETNINECLSQPCKNGGTCQDRENTYICACPKGTAGFNCEVNLDDCKSKPCDYGRCIDKINGYECACEPGYTGAMCNINIDECAINPCHNGGTCVDGINSFTCLCPEGYNDATCLSQVDECGSNPCIHGRCQDLINGYKCTCDSGWSGPNCDINNNECESNPCMNGGTCKDMTSGYHCTCRAGFTGPNCQTNINECASNPCLNQGTCIDDVAGYKCNCLLPYTGENCEILLAPCSPRPCKNGGVCKEAEDYQSFSCICPEGWQGQTCEIDINECVKNPCRNGAICHNTMGAYQCKCQPGYTGQKCETDTDDCKPNPCSNGGLCRDGINTFTCTCLPGFRGGRCEQDINECESNPCKNGANCTDCVNSYTCTCPPGFSGINCEINTNDCTDSSCFNGGTCVDGINAFTCLCLPGFTGSYCQYDINECDSKPCLNGGTCLDSYGTYKCTCPHGYTGVNCQNLVRWCDSSPCKNGGSCWQQGASYTCQCQTGWTGLYCDIPSVSCEVAAKQQGVEVAHLCRNSGQCLDAGNTHYCRCQAGYTGSYCQEQVDECSPNPCQNGAACTDYLGGYSCECVPGYHGVNCSKEINECQSQPCQNGGTCIDLINTYKCSCPRGTQGVHCEINLDDCTPSTDPLTNEPKCFNNGKCVDRIGGYQCVCPPGYVGERCEGDVNECLSDPCDPRGSYNCIQLTNSYRCECRTGYTGQRCDKVFDGCKGRPCKNGGTCAVASNTPHGFICKCPPGFTGSSCEYDSRSCGSLNCRNGGTCVSGHLGPRCLCPPTFTGPECQTPTDSLCISNPCYNGGTCQITPDVPFFQCSCPSNFNGLLCHILDYSFVGGFGRDITPPPEVEVSCEIPQCDEWAGNHICDSLCNNHACGWDGGDCSLNFDDPWQNCSAALQCWRYFNDGKCDGQCNSPGCLYDGFDCQGQEGQCNPLYDQYCKDHYADGHCDQGCNNAECEWDGLDCANNMPEKLADGHLVLVVHIPPEQLKNRSSAFLRDLSSVLHTNVVFRRDAKGEPMIFPYYGNEQDLVKHNVLKRSADGWPEWASMPANVLGQVKESVTAMVSPRKRRELDPVQVKGSVVYLEIDNRQCYQQSSECFQSATDVAAFLGALASSGNLNVPYIEAVTSVRPTPSSSELYPMYVVFLGLAALGFVCLGVLVSRKRRREHGQLWFPEGFKVSEPSKKKRREPLGEDSVGLKPMKNSDINLMDDNQNEWDDEDPDCRRFRVRQTRYIHEYPLFEEQAMLDLGDHTDHRKWTQQHLDAADLRIASIAPTPPQGEIENDCMDVNVRGPDGFTPLMIASCSGGGLETGNSEEEEDPSTEIISDFLYQGANLHNQTDRTGETALHLAARYARSDAAKRLLESSADANVQDNMGRTPLHAAVASDAQGVFQILIRNRATDLDARMHDGTTPLILAARLAVEGMVEELINCHADANATDDSGKSALHWAAAVNNVEAAMVLLKNGANKDMQDNKEETPLFLAAREGSFETAKVLLEHFANREITDHLDQLPRDIAQERMHHDIVRLLDEYNVVRSPGLHSVPLSSSSLSPPLCSPNDYLSNLKPALSVKKVRKLSSGGKGGKDGGKDTRVKKKKSLDGKGNLLDTSAVLSPVDSLESPHGYLSDVASPPMTSPFQQSPPMSLNHLQGNGDSHMGQMSMVKDMGCMSFDPNPPRLSHLPVSSPNSQGTTSIGGWVSRMHPGVGQQGSFSQAAPVSHNMMGALHGVSTATLSHIMGYQNLQTSHLNSTAHMMQQAHSRQLQHQNSNSTTAGQSLNQSFPNIELNGSDMQQNNGRSMPIHTVMPQETQILGTQFLTPPSQHSYSGPMDNTPNHQLQVPDHPFLTPSPGSPDQWSSSSPHSNMSDWSEGISSPPTSIHSQMNLIPDQFK, encoded by the exons ATGTATCGTTTCTTTGTGAAACTAACATTTCTGATTCCTGCAATCGTCATCTCACAag GTCTAAAATGCTCCCTACTCACTGAATCGTGCCTAAATGGAGGAAGATGTGAAGCCACCTCCAATGGAAATGGAGAATGCAA GTGTCCCAGTGACTACGTAGGCAACCGGTGCCAGTATCCAAGTCCCTGCAGCCCTTCACCCTGCCGCAATGGTGGCGAATGCCGTGCCGTTTCCCATGGCAACACGTTTGATTTCCGCTGCGTGTGCCGCCTGGGTTTCACCGACCGCCTATGCCTGACCCCCAACAACCATGCCTGCATGAGCTCCCCCTGTCGCAATGGAGGAACATGTGATCTTATTACCCTCACTTCTTACCGCTGCCGCTGCCCGCCTGGGTGGTCAG GTAAATCCTGCCAGCTTGCCAACCCATGTGCTTCCAATCCATGTGCAAACGGTGGCCAATGCTCAGCCTTCGATTCCACCTACATCTGCACCTGCCCACCCGCCTTCCACGGTCAAACATGCAAGCAAGACGTCAACGAGTGTGCCCAgactccctctctgtgtctcaatggtggtgtgtgtgtgaatgaggtgGGCTCATACAACTGTCGCTGTCCACAAGAGTACACTGGCCAACACTGTGAGACCCCCTACATGCCATGCAGCCCCTCACCATGCCTGAATGGAGGCACCTGTGTCCAGAAGGGAGACACCATCTATGATTGTAGCTGCCTGCCAg GCTTCACAGGGCAGCACTGTGAGCATAACATCGATGACTGTCCAGGCCACAACTGCCAgaatggtggtgtgtgtgtggatggtgtGAACACCTACAATTGCCAGTGCCCTCCTCATTACACAG GACAATACTGCACAGAAAATGTGGACGAGTGTGAGTTGATGCCCAATGCATGCCAGAATGGAGGGACGTGCCATGACACTCACGGTAGCTATCATTGCGTGTGCGTCAACGGGTGGACCGGTGATGACTGCAGCGAGAACATTGACGACTGTGCCAGCGCCGCTTGTTACCATGGTGCTACCTGCCACGACCGCGTGGCCTCCTTCTTCTGCGAGTGTCCTCATGGGCGTACAG GTTTGCTGTGCCATCTTGATGATGCCTGCATCAGCAACCCATGTCAAAAGGGTTCCAACTGTGACACCAACCCAGTGAATGGCAAGGCGATCTGCACCTGTCCTCCTGGTTATACTGGCTCAGCATGCAACCTGGACATTGATGAGTGCTCCCTCG GTGCCAACCCTTGTGAACATGGTGGTCGCTGCCTCAACACCAAAGGCTCTTTCCAGTGTAAGTGTCTTCAAGGATATGAAGGACCTCGTTGCGAGATGGACGTCAATGAATGCATGTCTAATCCTTGCCATAATGATGCCACCTGCCTGGACCAGATTGGAGGGTTCCACTGCATCTGTATGCCAG GATATGAAGGTGTGTTCTGCCACATCAACACAGATGAGTGTGCCAGCCAACCTTGTCTCAACAATGGCAAGTGCATCGACAAGATCAACTCCTTCCACTGCGAGTGCCCCAAAG GTTTTTCAGGGAATCTGTGTCAGGTGGACATTGACGAGTGTGCTAGTACCCCCTGCAAGAATGGAGCCAAGTGTACTGATGGTCCCAACAAGTACACCTGCGAATGTGCTGAAG GTTACACAGGGCAGCACTGTGAAACTGACATCAACGAGTGCTACTCTGACCCCTGCCACTATGGCACCTGTAAGGATGGTCTGGCCTCCTTCACCTGCTACTGCCGCCCTGGCTACACTGGCCGCCTGTGTGAGACCAACATCAATGAGTGTCTAAGCCAGCCCTGCAAGAATGGGGGCACTTGTCAGGACAGGGAGAACACGTATATTTGTGCCTGCCCCAAAGGCACTGCAG GTTTCAATTGTGAGGTGAACCTGGACGACTGTAAGAGCAAACCCTGCGACTACGGGAGGTGCATCGACAAAATCAACGGCTACGAGTGTGCATGTGAGCCTGGCTACACAG GAGCGATGTGTAACATCAACATCGATGAGTGTGCCATCAACCCCTGTCACAACGGGGGCACATGTGTCGATGGCATCAACAGCTTCACCTGCCTGTGTCCAGAGGGCTACAATGACGCCACCTGTTTGTCTCAGGTGGATGAGTGCGGCAGCAACCCCTGCATCCACGGCCGATGCCAGGACCTCATCAATGG ATACAAATGTACCTGTGACTCTGGCTGGAGTGGCCCAAACTGTGACATCAATAACAATGAGTGTGAGTCCAACCCGTGCATGAACGGGGGAACCTGCAAGGACATGACCAGTGGATACCACTGCACATGCAGAGCCGGCTTCACTG GACCTAACTGCCAAACTAACATCAACGAGTGTGCCTCCAACCCCTGCCTCAACCAGGGCACCTGCATCGATGATGTGGCTGGATACAAGTGCAACTGTTTGCTGCCCTACACTG GGGAAAACTGTGAGATCCTGCTGGCACCCTGCAGCCCCAGACCCTGTAAAAATGGTGGCGTATGTAAGGAGGCTGAAGACTACCAGAGCTTCTCCTGCATCTGCCCTGAAGGATGGCAAG GTCAAACATGTGAGATTGATATCAACGAATGTGTGAAGAACCCATGCCGCAATGGTGCTATTTGCCATAACACTATGGGTGCCTACCAGTGCAAGTGCCAGCCTGGTTACACTGGCCAGAAGTGTGAGACAGACACTGATGACTGCAAACCAA atcCCTGCAGTAATGGTGGTCTGTGCCGCGATGGCATCAACACTTTCACATGTACCTGTCTGCCTGGGTTCCGTGGTGGCAGATGTGAGCAGGACATAAATGAGTGCGAGAGTAACCCCTGTAAGAATGGTGCAAACTGCACTGACTGTGTCAACAGCTACACCTGCACCTGCCCGCCTGGCTTCAGTGGCATCAACTGTGAGATCAACACCAACGACTGCACTGACAG CTCTTGCTTCAATGGTGGCACCTGTGTTGACGGAATTAATGCGTTCACCTGCCTGTGTCTACCTGGATTCACTGGCAGCTACTGCCAATATGATATCAATGAGTGTGACTCCAAACCGTGCCTCAACGGAGGCACTTGTCTTGACAGTTATGGGACGTACAAGTGCACCTGTCCTCATGGCTACACAGGAGTTAATTGTCAG AATCTTGTGCGCTGGTGTGATTCCTCCCCCTGTAAAAATGGAGGTTCGTGCTGGCAGCAGGGAGCCTCTTACACCTGCCAGTGTCAGACTGGATGGACTGGTCTCTATTGTGACATCCCCAGTGTGTCTTGTGAGGTCGCAGCCAAACAGCAAG GGGTGGAGGTGGCTCACCTGTGCAGGAACTCAGGCCAGTGTCTGGATGCTGGAAACACACATTACTGCCGCTGCCAGGCCGGCTACACCGGGAGTTACTGCCAGGAACAAGTTGATGAATGCTCACCCAATCCGTGCCAGAATGGAGCCGCCTGTACTGATTATCTGGGAGGCTACAGTTGTGAG tgtgtcccCGGCTATCACGGTGTAAACTGCTCCAAAGAGATCAATGAATGTCAGTCACAGCCCTGTCAGAATGGAGGCACCTGCATCGACCTCATCAACACATACAAGTGCTCCTGTCCTCGAGGAACACAAG GCGTCCACTGTGAGATTAATTTGGATGACTGCACCCCATCCACCGACCCACTGACCAATGAGCCCAAGTGCTTCAACAATGGCAAGTGTGTGGACCGCATTGGAGGTTACCAATGTGTGTGCCCGCCAGGCTACGTAGGCGAACGCTGTGAAGGTGATGTCAACGAGTGTTTGTCAGACCCCTGTGACCCCAGAGGGTCCTACAACTGCATTCAGCTCACCAACAGCTACCGCTGCGAATGCCGCACTGGATATACAG GCCAGCGTTGTGACAAGGTGTTTGATGGCTGTAAAGGAAGACCCTGTAAGAATGGAGGAACATGTGCTGTTGCCAGTAACACACCTCATGGTTTCATCTGCAAATGTCCACCT GGCTTCACCGGCTCTTCTTGTGAGTATGATTCTCGTTCCTGTGGGAGTCTGAATTGTAGGAACGGAGGCACATGTGTGTCAGGCCACCTAGGCCCACGTTGCCTGTGTCCACCAACCTTCACTGGGCCTGAGTGCCAGACCCCCACAGACAGCCTCTGCATCTCAAACCCCTGCTACAACGGTGGCACTTGCCAGATCACCCCAGACGTGCCGTTCTTCCAGTGCAGCTGCCCCAGCAATTTTAACGGCCTGCTGTGCCACATCCTGGACTATTCCTTTGTTGGGGGCTTTGGCCGGGACATCACCCCACCTCCGGAAGTGGAGGTGAGCTGCGAGATTCCTCAGTGTGACGAGTGGGCAGGGAACCATATCTGTGACTCTCTGTGCAACAACCACGCCTGTGGCTGGGATGGAGGAGACTGCTCActtaactttgatgatccttgGCAAAACTGCTCTGCGGCCTTGCAGTGCTGGCGCTACTTCAACGACGGGAAGTGTGATGGCCAGTGCAACAGCCCTGGGTGTCTCTATGATGGCTTTGATTGTCAGGGACAGGAAGGACAATGCAA CCCGCTGTATGACCAGTACTGTAAAGACCACTATGCTGATGGTCACTGTGACCAGGGCTGTAACAATGCAGAATGCGAATGGGACGGCCTGGACTGTGCCAACAACATGCCAGAGAAGCTCGCAGACGGACACTTAGTTCTGGTGGTCCATATTCCCCCAGAACAGCTTAAAAATCGTTCTTCAGCGTTCCTAAGAGACCTCAGCAGCGTTCTCCACACCAACGTGGTGTTCCGCCGTGATGCCAAAGGAGAACCAATGATCTTCCCTTACTATGGCAATGAACAGGACCTTGTTAAACATAACGTGCTGAAGCGCTCCGCAGATGGCTGGCCCGAGTGGGCTTCGATGCCAGCCAATGTTTTGGGCCAAGTGAAGGAAAGTGTAACCGCCATGGTCAGCCCTCGGAAACGCAGAGAGCTGGACCCTGTGCAAGTCAAAGG TTCTGTGGTGTACCTGGAGATTGACAACCGTCAGTGTTACCAGCAGTCCAGTGAATGCTTCCAGAGCGCCACAGATGTAGCTGCATTCCTTGGAGCACTGGCCTCCAGTGGGAATCTCAACGTTCCCTATATTGAAGCTGTCACCA GTGTGAGACCTACTCCCTCCAGTTCAGAGCTCTACCCCATGTACGTAGTCTTCCTGGGCTTGGCTGCTTTGGGTTTTGTCTGCCTTGGCGTTCTGGTGTCCCGTAAACGGCGGCGAGAGCATGGCCAGCTCTGGTTTCCTGAAGGGTTCAAAGTGTCGGAGCCCAGCAAAAAGAAACGCAGAGAGCCACTGGGAGAGGATTCTGTAGGACTGAA GCCTATGAAAAACTCTGACATCAATCTTATGGATGAcaatcaaaatgaatgggatGATGAGGATCCAGACTGCAGGCGCTTCAGGGTAAGACAAACAAGATACATACATGAGTATCCTCTT TTCGAGGAGCAGGCCATGTTGGATTTGGGTGACCATACTGACCACAGGAAATGGACACAGCAGCATCTGGATGCCGCTGACCTGCGTATTGCGTCCATCGCTCCTACCCCTCCTCAGGGAGAAATAGAGAATGACTGCATGGATGTCAATGTCAGAGGACCAG ATGGTTTCACTCCCTTGATGATCGCCTCCTGCAGCGGTGGAGGACTGGAGACTGGtaacagtgaagaagaagaggatcCCTCAACAGAAATCATCTCTGACTTTCTTTACCAAGGCGCCAACCTCCACAACCAAACTGACCGCACAGGCGAGACTGCCCTCCATTTGGCCGCTCGGTACGCCCGCTCTGATGCTGCAAAACGCCTCCTGGAGTCCAGCGCCGATGCCAACGTTCAGGACAACATGGGCCGCACACCGCTTCACGCTGCTGTAGCTTCAGATGCACAGGGAGTGTTCCAG ATTTTAATCCGAAACCGAGCCACAGATCTTGACGCCCGCATGCATGACGGAACAACACCGCTGATTCTGGCAGCCCGATTGGCGGTTGAGGGCATGGTGGAAGAGCTTATCAACTGCCACGCTGACGCTAACGCCACCGATGATTCTG GTAAATCTGCACTTCACTGGGCCGCGGCCGTAAACAATGTGGAGGCTGCTATGGTGCTGCTGAAAAATGGTGCCAACAAAGACATGCAAGACAACAAG gAAGAGACACCACTCTTCCTTGCAGCCCGTGAAGGCAGCTTTGAGACAGCCAAGGTTCTTCTGGAGCACTTTGCCAACCGTGAGATCACCGACCATCTCGACCAGCTGCCCAGAGATATCGCCCAGGAACGCATGCACCATGACATTGTCCGCCTTCTGGATGAATACAATGTGGTTAGGAGTCCCGGACTTCACAGCGTCCCCCTAAGCTCATCCAGCCTCTCCCCACCTCTCTGCTCCCCCAATGACTACCTTAGCAACCTCAAGCCCGCCCTGTCTGTCAAGAAGGTCCGTAAACTTAGCTCTGGCGGaaaaggagggaaggatgggGGCAAAGATAcaagagtgaagaagaaaaagtccCTGGATGGGAAGGGTAACTTGCTAGACACGTCAGCTGTCCTCTCACCGGTTGATTCCCTTGAGTCACCACATGGCTACCTGTCTGATGTGGCCTCTCCTCCCATGACATCGCCCTTCCAGCAGTCCCCGCCTATGTCTCTAAATCACCTACAAGGCAATGGAGACTCCCATATGGGCCAGATGAGCATGGTTAAGGACATGGGCTGTATGTCTTTTGACCCTAACCCACCCCGTCTCTCCCACCTGCCTGTGTCCAGCCCCAACAGTCAGGGCACAACATCCATAGGTGGCTGGGTCTCCAGGATGCACCCAGGTGTAGGCCAGCAAGGAAGTTTCAGCCAGGCGGCACCCGTATCCCACAACATGATGGGTGCTCTGCATGGTGTCAGCACTGCCACTCTGTCTCACATCATGGGCTACCAGAATCTGCAGACCAGCCACCTCAACTCGACTGCGCACATGATGCAGCAGGCTCACTCGCGGCAGCTCCAGCACCAGAACTCCAACTCCACCACAGCAGGGCAGTCCCTCAACCAGAGCTTCCCAAACATCGAGCTGAACGGCTCCGACATGCAGCAAAACAACGGCCGCTCTATGCCCATCCACACTGTAATGCCCCAGGAGACGCAGATCCTCGGCACCCAATttctcacccctccctctcagcACAGCTACTCTGGCCCCATGGACAACACACCTAACCACCAGCTACAGGTGCCTGACCACCCATTTCTAACTCCCTCCCCCGGCTCCCCCGATCAGTGGTCCAGCTCATCCCCACATTCCAACATGTCCGATTGGTCGGAAGGCATCTCCAGCCCGCCTACAAGTATCCATTCGCAGATGAATCTGATCCCAGACCAGTTTAAGTAG